GGTAAATCCACGCTACAATCAACGATGACAACACAATCGTGGTGATTTTCAGGGAAAAGAGGTGCTTGGACTTGAACTTCATCGTTGTTTATATTTATCTATTTTCCGATATAAGGTAAATCTCGAAATACCCAGCAATTCTGCTGCTTGATTCATGTTTCCGTCAGCTTGTTCGAGGGCTTTTTCGATGGCTGATTGTTCCAGTTCTTCCAAATTCAGGTTCTCGGATTTCGTTTTTCGCACCGGCGCCGGTTTCAGCATAAAGTCATCGGCAGAAAGCGTATATCCCGATGCCAAAATCACAGCGCGTTCCATAGCGTGCTGCAATTCGCGCACGTTGCCCGGCCAGTTGTATGCGTTTAGTTTCCGCAACGCAGATGTAGAAATGCACCGGATGTCTTTCTTGTATTTTTTCGCGAAGCGATGTAAAAAGTGACCGGCAAGTAGTTCAATATCTTTTCCACGCTCACGCAATGGCGGAATATGCAACTCGATAGTATTGATGCGATAGAGCAAATCTTGCCGAAAATAGCTACGAGCAACCATTTCGTGAATATCGACATTTGTGGCGCAAAGCAAACGTACGTTTATGTGTATGGGAGAAGTGCCGCCAAGACGCATTATTTGTTGTTTTTCGATAGCTGTTAACAACTTCATTTGCGTTGCTGGCGTGAGATTTCCGATTTCGTCCAGAAAAAGTGTTCCGCCCGATGCAATTTCAAACCGTCCGGCTTTTTCCTTCTTAGCATCGGTAAACGCCCCTTTTTCGTATCCAAAAAGTTCGCTTTCGAACAGTGTTTCGGGAATAGCGCCTAAATCGATATGCACAAACGGCTTGCCGGCGCGTGGTGAGCAACAATAAAGCAGGTTGGCAATCAGGTCTTTCCCCGTTCCGTTTTCACCCAGGATCAGTATGTTGGCATCGGCATTTTTCAGTTTGTCGATGGTTTCAAACAAGGATTGCATTACTTGGCTTTCTCCGATAACTTCGGGAAACGAAAGGTTGCTCTCAAGAGCCGCCACTTGTTTTTTCAGTTGCGAAACTTCTGTACGTTTACGGCGTAATTCCACGCCCGAAGCCACCGTGGCCAGCAATTTGTCCTTTGCCCACGGTTTGGGAATAAAATCGGTAGCGCCGGCTTTAATTGCTTGCACCGCTTTCTCAGTATCGGAATAGGCAGTTACGAAAATCACCACCGCATCGGAATCGGTTTCCTTTATCTTTTTTAGCCAGAAAAAACCTTCATGTCCGCTATCTGCATCTTTCGTAAAGTTCATGTCGAGTAAAATCACGTCAGGAGCGAACGTTTCTATGAAATGAGCGATGCGTTCGGGTTGTGTTGTGACTTTTACCTTTTCCACGTGCGGTTGCAGCAGTAGATTAAGAGCGAAGAGAATGTCTTCGTTATCGTCAACGATGAGTATTTTTCCTTGTTTGGTTGTCATGGTTGTCGAATTAAAAAACTTATCAAACATCTGTTTCATTCCACGGCACAATTTGTGCTACGGTACGGTTTTGCCTTTCGTTTCCGCCGTAAATCAATGTTTTTGTGAGTTTCGTTTCTTTTGCGAGTGCAGCGTAATAATTTAATCCCTTAAACAAATCCGGCATAATGGTCTGTGTTGCTTTGATTTCTACAATTTCAGTTTGCTGCGACTTTTCGAGTACCATGTCCACCTCGTTGCCTTCCGAATCCCGCCAAAACCACGGCTCTATTTGTTTTTCATTTTTATGATGCAGACGCTTTACGTATTGCGAAATAATCATATTTTCAAACAATGTGCCCTTTATGGATTGATTTTCAATTTTCGATACGTCATTTATTTTTAGCAGATTACTTAATAACCCTGTGTCGTAGAAATAAAGCTTGGGAGATTTGACAATGCGTTTGCTAAAATTGTTGTAAAAGGGTCTCAGCAGAAAAATGATGTAACTGTTTTCTAATGCCGACAGCCACGCCTTTACTGTTGGCGACGAAATGCCACATTCTTTTGCCAAGTTGCTCATATTCAAGATCTGCCCTGCACGAGTTGCACACAATGTCAAAAACTTTTGGAAAAGGCTCATATCCTTGATGGCAATCAATTCGCTCACATCGCGCTGAATGTAGGTTTCGATGTAGTTCGGATAAAAATCCGAAGGCTTGATATTTCGGTCGTAAATAGCAGGGTAAAAACCTTTTTTCAAATATTCCGCGTATTCTGGTTGAAGTAGTTCCGCATTTGTCAATTCTTGAAAATCGAACGGAAAAAGCCGAAAAATGGCAACTCTACCCGCCAAACTTTGCGTGATGTTTTGCATCAGATGAAAGTTTTGCGAACCCGAAAAAATAAATTGCCCCATTATTCTGCTATCGTCAACAATGGATTGAATATATGAAAACAAATGCGGTACGCGCTGCACTTCATCAAAAATAACATATTTACCATACTGGTTTAAAAAACTTTGCGGATCGGTTTCCGCAAAATTTCGCGTATCCGGATTTTCAAGGTTCACATACCTGTAATCCGAAAACATCTCTTTTAGCAACGTTGTTTTGCCTGATTGTCTTGGTCCCGTAAGTGCGATAATGGGATATTTTTCTGCAAGTTGTTTCATAGCACCTGCTATTTCCCGATTAACCATCATAGTTTATTGTTTTTTAGATTGTTTTGGATGCAAAGATACTTAATATTTTAAAAATACAGGACTATAACTTTAAATTTACAGGACCACAACTTTAAATTTACAGAACTCCAACTTTAAATTTGCAGGATTTGTTGTTTAAATTTACACAACTTTTACCCTAAACATTCATTAGACTTTAAACATTAAACTTAATTCCCACCACAAATGTAAACAATATATCTTTACAAAACTGTGCGAAATCGAACTCAATTTGTGCGATTCCACACTTTTTGCAAAAAACATTAAAATCGTAATAATCTAATTATCTTATACATACGCCTTTGGTACAACTTTTGTTATTTGTTTTTTATATGAAACAAATCATCGTCATTCTCTCCTTGTTTGCCTTCGGGCATTTGGCAGCAGCTCAAGACACACTTCGGCTCACATTGGACGAAGCGGTGGCGCTTGCCCGGAAGCAGTCGCCGCAGGCGGTGGCGGCACGCCATCAATACCGGGCGGCTTATTGGAATTGGCGGTCGTTCAAGGCCGATTACCTGCCCAGCCTGACGTTCTCGTCCAATTCGCAGCTCAACCGGTCCATCAGTCCGGTTACGCTGCCCGATGGAACCGATAGTTTTGTACACCGCAACCAATTGCTCAACGACGGCTCAATGACCATCAATCAAAATATTGCCCCACTTGGAGGTAGCGTGTTCGTACAGAGCGGTTTGCAGCGATTGGATATTTTCTCCGAAAACCAATACTCGTTCAAATCCACGCCCGTGGTCGTCGGATATTCGCAAAATCTGTTCGGTTACAACTACCTGAAATGGAATAAGCGCATCGAGCCTGTACGATACAGCACAGCACAAAAACACTACGCCGAAACGCTCGAATTAGTGGCTTCGGAGGCGGCAATGAAATTTTTTCAGTTGGCTACGGCGCAAAGCAATTTACGTTCGGCAAACTACAATTACGCCAATGCCGATACCCTTTATACTTACGCCAAAGGACGTTACGAAATAGGCACCATAACCGAAAACGAGATGCTGCAACTGGAAATCAATTACCTTTCGGAACAAACCAATCGCCTGAATGCCCGCATTGAAATGGACGACCGAATACAGGATTTACGCAGTTTTTTGGGAATTACGGAAAACATGGAAATGGTGGCGGAAGTGAGTGAAGCAGTGCCCCATTTTACTGTTCCCGTGGACGATGCGCTACAACTTGCGCGCCAAAACAGTCCCGACATGGAGCTGCTTGCCTTGCAAAAACTTCAAAGCGAAAGTGCGGTGGCCTATGCCAAAGCTTCGCGAGGATTTAAGGCTGATTTGTATATGCAGTTCGGCTTGTCGCAAACCGACCGCAGTTTTGCCAACGTCTATCACAATCCGCTTAACCAGCAATTGGCTAGTTTGGGCATTCGCATCCCGATTTTGGATTGGGGCGTGGGGCGCGGACGGGTGGAAGTGGCAAAAAGCAACCTCGAAAAAGTAAAAATAGACATTGCGCAAGCGCGAACCGATTTTGATTCCAACGTGATAAAACTTGTGAAGCAGTTTAACCTGCAAGCCGATAAAGTGGCTATCGCGCAGAAAACATCGGTACGTGCCGCTCGCCGGAACGATGTGGCCTACCGTCTTTATTTATTAGGCAAATCCACCGTTCTCGACCTCAACGCCGCCACTGCCGAAAAAGACCGTTCGCAACGCGACTATATCCGCGAACTGCAAAACTACTGGAGCCTCTATTACGGATTGCGGAGCATCACGGGATGGGATTTTGAGAAGAATAGTCCGATTTTGAATGTGTCAGTACAGAAAATAGAGTACAGATGTCAGAAGACGGAAGACAATTTTTATAGTTTAATTAAATAAAACCGGTACAGCAAAGCGTTGCTCTACTTCAAAAATTGAAATAATAATATAAGCGAAAATTGATCTGATCAAAAGAAATCGCCGCTCCAAAGCATCGACAAGAATTGTAACACGGGATAAATCTCCACATTGTTCATCCTTCGCGGATTTTTATCCAACGAAACAATAATCAGCCGGCAATCGGGAAATTCTTCCGAAAATGCCTTTAATCCCTTTGTGTGATGCGATTGCACTTCGTCGGATGATTTTATTTCAATGGCTGTTTCGGCATTTCCGATAATGGCGTCCACTTCGTAACCCGATGTTGTGCGCCAATAGGACAAGCTGAGTTGAGGCTTGAAATAACCAAGGTAGGCTATAAGTTCTTGCATGATTAAATGTTCGAAAGCATGTCCAAATTCGGGTGAACCGGGGTTTATCTCAGTTCTTTTGAGAAGAAAATTAGCAATGCCTACATCAAAATAGTAAAACTTGGGAGATTGGATAACACGACGTTTCACGTTTCGGGTAAAAGCGGGAATGGTATAACCTATCAGCGTTTCTTCCAAAATAGAAAAATACTCTTTCACTGTAGGTGCACTCACGCCGCATTCCGAAGCAATGTTGTTGTAATTGAGAATTTCACCATTGCTCAAAGCCGCAATCTCCATAAACCGAGAAAAAGTATTCAGGTTTCGCGTAAGTGCTTCGGCTTTTATTTCCTGTTGCAAATAATCGCCCACGTAAGCGTGAAGCCGGTTTGTGGCGTTTTCCACTAAATAGTGGCGCGGCAGCATACCGTTATTGCAGGCTTTTACAAGGTCGAAATCGGGAATTTCGGCGCTGACAAACGGATACAAGTGCTTTCGAATAGCTCTGCCTCCAAGCAAATTCACACCGCTTCGGCGTAACTTGCGTGCACTGGAGCCGCTCAGGATAAAACGAAGATTATGATTGCTTATCAACCAATGCACTTCGTCAAGTAAAGCAGGGATTTTCTGAATTTCGTCGATGATAACCAACTCGTTTACGAACAGGCTTAGTTCTTCGCGTAACAGTGCCGGACGGCGGTTATAACGTTCAAATTCATCCGATTTCAACAAATCGATGATTCGTTTGTCGGGAAACAGCATTTTCAGCAGCGTACTCTTACCGGTTTGCCGCGCACCCCAAAGAAAAATGCTTTCGTTCTCTATATCCTGAATTGTTATTTTTCGTGATAACATTCTGATTTGTTTTTTGTGAATAATAAGGTAAAACCGTTACAAAGATACATTATTTTTCATGAATATCTAAAGTATAGCTTTGTTTTTTCATGAATATCTAAAGTACAACTTTGTTTTTTCATACAGATTTCAGATAATAGACTTTTAACGCCAATGGCCAACATAAAAATGAACAACCCGGAACTCGAAACTCAGAACTCAAAACTTAGAACCGATAACTCTTTCCACGAATCCCGCGACAGCGCTATGGACAAACGCTTGCCCAAACGTTCGTTTTTCCAAAAATACAAATACCACCTGCTTGCCGGAGCGGCGTTTGTGGCGTTCCTCGTATTTGTTATCGTGAGCGTATCGGGCGGACGAAAACTGCGTGTGGACAACGAAAAAATCGCGATTGCCGACGTGGCGGAAGCGCCGTTTCTCGATTACGTGGATGCCGAAGGCATCGTGCAGCCCATCCAAACCATCAAGCTCAACGCGCTGGAAAGCGGAATGGTACAGGAAGTGATTGCCGAAGAAGGCGCGATGCTGAAAAAAGGCGACGTGATTCTTGTGTTGCAAAATCCCGAATTAGAGCGCATCATCGAAGAGCAGCAAGCCGAATGGGAAAAACAGCGTATCCTCTACGAGGAGAAAAAGCTGGAAATGGAGCAGAAAACCATCCTGCTCAAGCAGCAAACACTTCAGGCGCGATACGAACTGAGCCGTTTGCAAAAAGACTTCGCGCTGGGCGAAGAAGAATTTAAGATGGGTGTAAAAAGCAAGGCGCAACTCAATGTGCAACGCGAAGAATTTACCTACAAAACCCAAAGCACCGCCCTGCAATTAGACGGGCTAAGACAAGACAGCGCCGCCACACACCTGCGCCGAACGCTGATGGACAACGACCTCGAGCGGGTACGAAAAACCACCTCACACGCCCGCGGACGAATGGATAATTTAATTGTGCGCGCCCCGATGGACGGACAATTGAGTTTCCTCAACGTTACGCTCGGCCTGCGGGTGGGACAATCGGAAAGCATTGGCGAAATAAAAGTGATGGACAATTTCAAGATACATACCCGATTGAGCGAGTATTACATCGACCGCGTACAGGTGGGATTGCCTGCATCGGTAACCTATCAGGGAAAGAAATATCCGCTACGCGTGTCGAAAGTCGTTCCCGAAGTGAAAGACCGGCAATTTGATGTGGATTTGGTGTTTACGGAGACCATGCCCGACAACGTACGCATTGGCAAAAGTTTCCGGGTGCAGGTGGAGCTGGGACAACCGGAAACGGCCATCGTCATTCCACGCGGCGATTTTTTCCAAACCACCGGCGGACAGTGGATTTATAAGTTGAACAAATCGGGCGACAGGGCAGTGAAAACACCCATCAGCGTTGGTCGGCAAAATCCGGTGCAGTACGAAATAGTGAGCGGACTGCAAGCCGGCGACCGCGTGGTGGTGAGTGGATACGCTAATTTTGGCGATGTGGAGGAACTGGTAATAAAATAGTTTTAAGTGCTGAGTTGGTAATTATTAGTAAGTTTAAGGTTTAAAGTTTGAAAATTTATCAAACCGCCGGCTGCAAACTTCGGTTTTCGGACTTCTAACAGTCTATTTAGTATTTGGTAATTAATAATTTGTAATTAAAAATATATGCTGTTACATTATCTAAAAATCGCGTGGAGAAATCTCCTGAAATACAAAACCCAAACCATCATCAGTGTATTGGGATTGACCATCGGCGTGGTGTTTTTCGCGTACGGATACCATTGGTATAAATACGAAACATCGTATGACGGTTTTTATCCTAATTCGGGCAGGATTTATCGAGTGTATGGCATTGAGAAAAACACGATGAATCAAAACGCAAAAATCCCTTATTTGGCAGTTGCCAAGATAAAAAATGGGTTTCCCGAAGTGGAGAAAATTGCCGTTCTGTACGATCAGTTTTCTATATCGTTTACTTACGAAAACGAAAGGTTGGAAATTCGGGATATCGAGAATGTTGATGAGAACTTCTTCAAAATGTTCCCTCCAATAGTAATTTGCGGTTCGTTGGACGACGATTTGTTTTTGGAAAAAGAGATAGCCGATATGGTAGTTACGGAAGATTTCGCCCGAAAGTTCTTCAATACACCCGAAGAAGCTCTCGGTAAAATGTTTATATCAACCTACAAAAACAGCTACGTCATAAAAGCGGTGATAAAAAATCCACCTGTCAATTCAAACTTTCAAGCGCAGTGTTATATTGCCGATATAAACGTAAGGGCGATATCAAGTGAGTCGGAAGAAAAAATTCAATGGACGAGCTTCTATCAAACACAACTGTATGTTCAGTTGCATAAAAACGCAAACAGAAAGGCTTTTGAAGAAAAATTGCGCAGCTACGCGGTCGATAATGATTTAAACACTAATTTGTTGTTCGCGATAAGCCCATTGAGAACCGTTAAGTACGACATTCAACAAGCAGGAAACGTGTTTGAACAACATAACAGCCTCAATTTAACCTACATACACACATTCCTGTTTGTCGGCGTGTTGCTGATTTTATCGGTTTTCTTTAACTACCTGAACATTCTTATCAACAGTATAGTGCAACGAACGCGCGAAATGAATCTTCGTAAAGTGTCGGGGGCACACACCCGAAATCTTTTTGTACAACTTTTTGTAGAAATTGGTTTGTTAATCTTGTTTGTTATCCTCTTATCCTTATCTGTTGCCGAATTAACTGCATCATCTTTCGAGAAAGTGTTTCAAACCGTTATCCTGAAACATCAATTGTTCGGAATACTTTTTGAGACTATCGCCATAGTGGGTGTTTCGCTTTGCAGTATCGTTTTTGTATCCCTTTACCGATTTCTCCAAAAAACATCTTTCAGGAAAAACATTACCCGTGTTCAAATGCAAAGAACACTGTCTGCGGGGAAAATAAGTATGGCCGTTCAACTGCTTGTCTTGTCGGCGCATTTTTTATGATGAGTGCTCTTGCTTTTTGGAGACAAGTGCGATTTATGCAAACTTCCGATTGGGGAATACAAACAAAAAACACCATTCAGGTAGGCGTTATGGGAGGTCCCAATAAAAAAGTTATTCTTGAGGAGATTAAGCAATTGGCCACCGTTGAAGAAATTTGCCCCACCGAATTATTCACAGTTAGCAACGAAGCTGGACCTTTTTCTCAAAACAATGTGAATTGGGAAGGCAGGCAACCCGATTACAGGCCTTTTTTCCAGACAGTGGATGTGGGGTTGAATTTTGCCTCATTTTTCGGATTGGAAATAATACAAGGACGCGATTTTACGGAAGCTGATTGGAAGACGGATGTTGCCAAAACGTTAATCAATGAAGAGGCTGCCCGCGTAATGCAACTGACAGATCCGATTGGGCAGAAAATAGAAATCGACCTTGATTATTATACACCCGAAGGGCCTGGTAGGGGAACGATGGAAATAATTGGCGTATTTCGTGATTTTCACGGCATCGGGCTTAAACAACCCATTATGCCGATGATACTGAAAAGCGTATCGTCGTGGCGCGAAACTATTTATTACGTGCGCTCCACACCAGGAACGGAAACGGAGACGCTACAGTCCATCCGTTCAATTTTAGAAGAGTATATTGAAGAATCTCAGGTTTCTAAGATTCCGCTCATAACAATGACCGACTTATTAAACAAACTAAGCCAACCCGAGCAGGATCTGTTGAAACTTTTCCTCACCGTTTCTTTGCTCTGTATTCTGATTGCCGTTTTCGGCATCTATTCCGTGTCGCAGCGCGAAACGCAACGCCGCCGCAAGGAAATTGCCATTCGCAAAACGGCGGGAGCGAAAACGCGCGAGATAATGGTGATGTTCATTCGCGAGTACCTGATTATTACGCTTGCAGCGTGCGCCGGGGCGTTCCCGTTGGCCGGATTATTTATGCACCGTTGGCTGCAAGGGTTTGCCTATCGCATTTCCATTTCGTGGTGGATGTTTGCGGTGGTGAGTTTGGTTGTGGCGGTTATCGTGCTGCTTACAATTTTTAGTCAGGTAAACAGAGCGTCAAATCAAAATCCGGCGGAGGTGGTGAAATCGGAATAAAAGTCTAAAGTCTTGACTCTTAACTTTTATCATCTAAAAAACAAGTATATGTTCAAAACGGCACTTAAATTAATATTCCGAAATTGGTGGCGCAACAAAACGTTCACACTTATTTCCATCCTCAGCCTTACCGTGGGTATTGCTTGCACGGCTCTGCTGATTTCTTTCGTCAGCTACGAATACGGAATCGAGAAGAACAATCCCAACCGCAATAAACTGGTGTGGGTGATGCAGGATATGCCGTCCAACCCCGGAGAAAAAGTGGCGTATATGAGCAGCGATGTTCCCAAACAACTGCAAGAGAAGTATCCCGAAATGGAAGGGTTCCTGCAACTGAACAGTTTTGGCATGAAGTATATCGAGGTGAACAACCAACATCTTGAGCCAATGGAAATTCTCAACGTGGATGCCTCTTTTCCGGAATTCTTTCCGTTCGAACTGCTGTACGGTTCATGGAACGCTTTCCACAATCCGCAGTCGATCGTTCTTAGCGAAAAGCAGACACAAAAGTTTTTCGGCAACGAAAACGCTCTGGGAAAACAGATTACGGTGTGTAAGGAGGACGGTTTCGGCTCGGAAAAAATAATCGTTTACACGGTTGGGGCAGTAACAAAAAGCCGCACGCAGTCGGCCATTATCTTCGACGGGCTTGTCTGCGACCCCGAAAACAACTGGGGCGGTCCCACACTGTTGATGATGCCGGTGCATACAGACCGCTCCCAATTTGAAGAAAAGGTGAAGAAAGACCGGATACCGACGCTCGCAGGAGGACAGTATTATTTTTATTCGTTCGATCAATCCATTTCATCCACTTATAACCAGCAACAACTCAATTACTGGCATTACAGAAAAAACAGCCTGTTGCTCGTCGGGCTGATTTCCGCGATCCTGGTGTTCCTCACGGCAGTGTTCAATTACGTGAACATGAGTTTTTCACGCGTCCTGCAACAGGTAAAAGCACTCCACACACAAAAATTGATGGGTGCCCGCGCATCCGATGTGCGGATACAGATTTTTGCGGACACCTTCCTTGCCGTTCTCATCTCTTTCGTATTGGCAATACTGATGATGCACGATTTGCTGCCGGTTTTCAACCAGGTGGTGTCGGTCGATTTTTCACCGGGATATTTCTACAGCAAAGATTTTTACCCGATACTGATACTGTTCATTGTTGTGCTTACGGTGATCCCGGCCTGGATAATGAGCCGGAAAATCAGCCGCCTGTCGGGAAGCGACTACCGCCTGTTTTTCGCTACCCGTAAAAACCGATGGATTGGCACGTTGATTACCGTGCAGTTTGTTGTTGCTTTCGCTTTGATCATCGCCACCCTTACGGCAAACCGGCAGGTAAGCCTGGTGAAACAAACCGGCAACCGGTACCGGAACCTGATAGAGATATCTGGGGTGATGGAGATTCAGGAACTTCAAAAACTGACATCCCGGTTAAAAAATATTCCCGGCGTATCCGGTGTTTCCATAGGAAACCTGCCCGTGATGAACTCATGGATTATGCACGGCACGTTACGAAAAGAAACCGGGGAAGAAATTGAAACGGCGGTGCTGCAACTCTCGGGAGATGAAGAATTATTAGACATACTTAATCTCCGGCAACTTTCGGGAGACGATTGGAGGTCATCATTCCAAATCAATCCATATTCGGTACTGGTGAACAAGACGTTTGTCGATATATTGGGCAAACGGGAAACGGAGTTAACGAACGAGCCCTTATCCAAGTATTTCGATGTGGGAGATTCGGTATCCGTTATCGCCGGAGTAGTGGAAGATTTTCACTTCAATTCCTTAGAAGAAAAAACAACGTCGTTTGTGATAGGGCGATATGCTTATGATCCGAGATACACCAGCACATTGCGTGTCAGGCTCGACGGCAAGAATGATTCCGAAACCTTTTCCGCCATTAAATCGGCATGGAGGCAAACCTTTCCCGATGACGGGTTCACTTACATCGACACCTATAATGAATTTATCAAACTCAACATTAAAATCTTCGAGATGTCGCGTCTGCTCAACATGTATTCGTTTATCAGCATCCTGCTTACCTGTTTCGGCTTGTTCGGTATCACATTTTATGCGGTTCGTCAACGCACCAAAGAAATCGGTATCCGAAAAATCAACGGGGCGAAAACGCCGCAACTCTTATGGTTGCTGATGAAACCGATATTTATATGGATGGCAATAGCCTTTGTGGTAGCAGTGCCGATAGCGTGGTGGTTTATAGAAAGATGGTTGCAACAGTTTGTTTACCGGATAGATGTATCGGTAAGCTCGTTTTTACTTGCATTGTTATTAGTCGCCGTTATCACATTTTTAACCGTTAACTGGCACGTATGGCGCACGGCGCGAAGCAATCCGGTGGAGAGTTTGAAATCGGAATAAAAACAAGGAATTAACGTGCCAATATGCTAATGAGTCAGTCTATTGCTGAGAATAAAAAGGATAACATACAAATAAACAACAGCCGGCTGTCTTAATTTTTAATTCTTCATTTTTAATTATTTATTATTGACTCTTGGCTCTAAAATCTAAAAA
This portion of the Petrimonas sulfuriphila genome encodes:
- a CDS encoding ATP-binding protein is translated as MLSRKITIQDIENESIFLWGARQTGKSTLLKMLFPDKRIIDLLKSDEFERYNRRPALLREELSLFVNELVIIDEIQKIPALLDEVHWLISNHNLRFILSGSSARKLRRSGVNLLGGRAIRKHLYPFVSAEIPDFDLVKACNNGMLPRHYLVENATNRLHAYVGDYLQQEIKAEALTRNLNTFSRFMEIAALSNGEILNYNNIASECGVSAPTVKEYFSILEETLIGYTIPAFTRNVKRRVIQSPKFYYFDVGIANFLLKRTEINPGSPEFGHAFEHLIMQELIAYLGYFKPQLSLSYWRTTSGYEVDAIIGNAETAIEIKSSDEVQSHHTKGLKAFSEEFPDCRLIIVSLDKNPRRMNNVEIYPVLQFLSMLWSGDFF
- a CDS encoding sigma-54-dependent Fis family transcriptional regulator, with protein sequence MTTKQGKILIVDDNEDILFALNLLLQPHVEKVKVTTQPERIAHFIETFAPDVILLDMNFTKDADSGHEGFFWLKKIKETDSDAVVIFVTAYSDTEKAVQAIKAGATDFIPKPWAKDKLLATVASGVELRRKRTEVSQLKKQVAALESNLSFPEVIGESQVMQSLFETIDKLKNADANILILGENGTGKDLIANLLYCCSPRAGKPFVHIDLGAIPETLFESELFGYEKGAFTDAKKEKAGRFEIASGGTLFLDEIGNLTPATQMKLLTAIEKQQIMRLGGTSPIHINVRLLCATNVDIHEMVARSYFRQDLLYRINTIELHIPPLRERGKDIELLAGHFLHRFAKKYKKDIRCISTSALRKLNAYNWPGNVRELQHAMERAVILASGYTLSADDFMLKPAPVRKTKSENLNLEELEQSAIEKALEQADGNMNQAAELLGISRFTLYRKIDKYKQR
- a CDS encoding FtsX-like permease family protein; amino-acid sequence: MQTSDWGIQTKNTIQVGVMGGPNKKVILEEIKQLATVEEICPTELFTVSNEAGPFSQNNVNWEGRQPDYRPFFQTVDVGLNFASFFGLEIIQGRDFTEADWKTDVAKTLINEEAARVMQLTDPIGQKIEIDLDYYTPEGPGRGTMEIIGVFRDFHGIGLKQPIMPMILKSVSSWRETIYYVRSTPGTETETLQSIRSILEEYIEESQVSKIPLITMTDLLNKLSQPEQDLLKLFLTVSLLCILIAVFGIYSVSQRETQRRRKEIAIRKTAGAKTREIMVMFIREYLIITLAACAGAFPLAGLFMHRWLQGFAYRISISWWMFAVVSLVVAVIVLLTIFSQVNRASNQNPAEVVKSE
- a CDS encoding ATP-binding protein, which produces MMVNREIAGAMKQLAEKYPIIALTGPRQSGKTTLLKEMFSDYRYVNLENPDTRNFAETDPQSFLNQYGKYVIFDEVQRVPHLFSYIQSIVDDSRIMGQFIFSGSQNFHLMQNITQSLAGRVAIFRLFPFDFQELTNAELLQPEYAEYLKKGFYPAIYDRNIKPSDFYPNYIETYIQRDVSELIAIKDMSLFQKFLTLCATRAGQILNMSNLAKECGISSPTVKAWLSALENSYIIFLLRPFYNNFSKRIVKSPKLYFYDTGLLSNLLKINDVSKIENQSIKGTLFENMIISQYVKRLHHKNEKQIEPWFWRDSEGNEVDMVLEKSQQTEIVEIKATQTIMPDLFKGLNYYAALAKETKLTKTLIYGGNERQNRTVAQIVPWNETDV
- a CDS encoding ABC transporter permease, whose amino-acid sequence is MLLHYLKIAWRNLLKYKTQTIISVLGLTIGVVFFAYGYHWYKYETSYDGFYPNSGRIYRVYGIEKNTMNQNAKIPYLAVAKIKNGFPEVEKIAVLYDQFSISFTYENERLEIRDIENVDENFFKMFPPIVICGSLDDDLFLEKEIADMVVTEDFARKFFNTPEEALGKMFISTYKNSYVIKAVIKNPPVNSNFQAQCYIADINVRAISSESEEKIQWTSFYQTQLYVQLHKNANRKAFEEKLRSYAVDNDLNTNLLFAISPLRTVKYDIQQAGNVFEQHNSLNLTYIHTFLFVGVLLILSVFFNYLNILINSIVQRTREMNLRKVSGAHTRNLFVQLFVEIGLLILFVILLSLSVAELTASSFEKVFQTVILKHQLFGILFETIAIVGVSLCSIVFVSLYRFLQKTSFRKNITRVQMQRTLSAGKISMAVQLLVLSAHFL
- a CDS encoding TolC family protein, which encodes MKQIIVILSLFAFGHLAAAQDTLRLTLDEAVALARKQSPQAVAARHQYRAAYWNWRSFKADYLPSLTFSSNSQLNRSISPVTLPDGTDSFVHRNQLLNDGSMTINQNIAPLGGSVFVQSGLQRLDIFSENQYSFKSTPVVVGYSQNLFGYNYLKWNKRIEPVRYSTAQKHYAETLELVASEAAMKFFQLATAQSNLRSANYNYANADTLYTYAKGRYEIGTITENEMLQLEINYLSEQTNRLNARIEMDDRIQDLRSFLGITENMEMVAEVSEAVPHFTVPVDDALQLARQNSPDMELLALQKLQSESAVAYAKASRGFKADLYMQFGLSQTDRSFANVYHNPLNQQLASLGIRIPILDWGVGRGRVEVAKSNLEKVKIDIAQARTDFDSNVIKLVKQFNLQADKVAIAQKTSVRAARRNDVAYRLYLLGKSTVLDLNAATAEKDRSQRDYIRELQNYWSLYYGLRSITGWDFEKNSPILNVSVQKIEYRCQKTEDNFYSLIK
- a CDS encoding HlyD family efflux transporter periplasmic adaptor subunit codes for the protein MDKRLPKRSFFQKYKYHLLAGAAFVAFLVFVIVSVSGGRKLRVDNEKIAIADVAEAPFLDYVDAEGIVQPIQTIKLNALESGMVQEVIAEEGAMLKKGDVILVLQNPELERIIEEQQAEWEKQRILYEEKKLEMEQKTILLKQQTLQARYELSRLQKDFALGEEEFKMGVKSKAQLNVQREEFTYKTQSTALQLDGLRQDSAATHLRRTLMDNDLERVRKTTSHARGRMDNLIVRAPMDGQLSFLNVTLGLRVGQSESIGEIKVMDNFKIHTRLSEYYIDRVQVGLPASVTYQGKKYPLRVSKVVPEVKDRQFDVDLVFTETMPDNVRIGKSFRVQVELGQPETAIVIPRGDFFQTTGGQWIYKLNKSGDRAVKTPISVGRQNPVQYEIVSGLQAGDRVVVSGYANFGDVEELVIK